GGCCAGGGAAATGAAAACAGTGAATACTTTGTGTTTGAAGCGTGTGAATACCGCCGCCATTTCTTAAGCTATCAGCCTGACTACGCGATCATGACGAACATTGATTTTGACCACCCGGATTATTTCTCAAGCATTGACGATGTGTTTGACGCTTTTCAAGAGATGGCTCTTCAAGTCAACAAAGGCATTATTGCCTGCGGAGACGATGAGCATCTGCCGAAAATCCATGCAAACGTCCCGGTTGTGTATTACGGCACTGGGGAAGAAAATGATTTTCAAGCCAGAAACATCGTAAAAAGCACGGAAGGGACAACTTTCGATGTATTTGTCCGCAATACATTCTATGATACGTTTTATATTCCTGCGTACGGCCACCACAATGTATTAAACTCATTGGCGGTCATTGCGTTATGCCATTATGAAGAAATTGATTCCAGCATCATTAAGCACGCCCTCAAATCATTCGGCGGCGTCAAACGCAGATTCAATGAAAAGCAGCTCGGGGATCAAGTGCTGATTGATGATTACGCTCATCACCCGACAGAAATAAAAGTGACGATTGAGGCGGCAAGACAGAAATATCCTGATCGTGAAATCGTCGCGGTATTCCAGCCTCATACATTTACACGGACGCAGCAATTTCTTGATCAATTCGCAGAAAGCCTGAGCGGGGCTGATTGCGTGTATTTATGCGATATTTTCGGCTCAGCCCGGGAGAATGCAGGAAAGCTGACAATCGGCGACCTGCAGGGAAAAATTCATAATGCAAAACTCATTGAAGAAGATGATACATCTGTTTTAAAAGCTCATGAAAAAGCCGTTCTCATCTTTATGGGAGCTGGAGATATCCAAAAATATATGAGAGCCTATGAAAACGTCATGGCATAATAAAAAGCAGTGTTCTCACTGCTTTTTCTTTATCTGATGGATAAGCTTGTTAAAGGATTTTCTTACATAATAGAGAATACTATGTATACAGCCCAGTATACATGTTTATGATTTTAGAAAACGGGTAAACAGCAGTATATCCTGCAGCAAGGAGGTTTAAGATGATTATTATTCTTTATTTAAGCGTTGCCCTCATCGCAATCGCATTTCTCGTATTAGTGATCTACTTGTCCAAGACATTGAAGTCACTGCAGCTCACCCTAAAACATGTCGCATCCACTCTCGAAGGGCTGGAGGGACAAATGAAGGGCATCACAACTGAAACAGCCGAGCTTTTACATAAGACCAACCGCCTGGCTGAAGATATTCAGGAAAAATCAGAAAAGCTGAACACGGTCGTCCATGCTGTTCAAGGAGTGGGAACTTCTGTACAGCAGTTCAATACATCCATGAAACAGGCGGCGGGGTCTGTATCGGCATCAGTAAGAGAAAATCAAGACAAGATCAATCAAGTTGTCACATGGAGCCAAGCAGCGATGGAAATGTGGGAGAAATGGAAGCTAAGAAAAAAATCAACTCTCTAAGAGAAAAAACACTATGAGGAGGAATAATGATGAGCAAAGATGGAATTAATAGTAAAGATTTTTTAATCGGAACTTTAATCGGAGG
The Bacillus vallismortis genome window above contains:
- the murC gene encoding UDP-N-acetylmuramate--L-alanine ligase, whose product is MTVYHFVGIKGTGMSPLAQILHDNGYTVQGSDIEKFIFTQTALEKRNITVLPFSADNIKPDMTVIAGNAFPDTHPEIEKAMSEGIPVIRYHKFLGDYMKKFTSVAVTGAHGKTSTTGLLAHVIRNAKPTSFLIGDGTGQGNENSEYFVFEACEYRRHFLSYQPDYAIMTNIDFDHPDYFSSIDDVFDAFQEMALQVNKGIIACGDDEHLPKIHANVPVVYYGTGEENDFQARNIVKSTEGTTFDVFVRNTFYDTFYIPAYGHHNVLNSLAVIALCHYEEIDSSIIKHALKSFGGVKRRFNEKQLGDQVLIDDYAHHPTEIKVTIEAARQKYPDREIVAVFQPHTFTRTQQFLDQFAESLSGADCVYLCDIFGSARENAGKLTIGDLQGKIHNAKLIEEDDTSVLKAHEKAVLIFMGAGDIQKYMRAYENVMA
- a CDS encoding DUF948 domain-containing protein, which encodes MIIILYLSVALIAIAFLVLVIYLSKTLKSLQLTLKHVASTLEGLEGQMKGITTETAELLHKTNRLAEDIQEKSEKLNTVVHAVQGVGTSVQQFNTSMKQAAGSVSASVRENQDKINQVVTWSQAAMEMWEKWKLRKKSTL